The segment TCGTGTCCAGATGGCTCTTCTTGGCCGTGAGGATCAGCCGCACGGTGCGGATCTCGTGCTCGGCCATCAGCAGATACGCCACCACCGGCTGAAGGCCGGCGGTGATCTGCGATGTCGACTCCAGGAAGCCCAGCAGGTATTGGTCGCAGAGCTGCTCGACCTTGAGAAACGACTGGTTCGCCGCCACGTAGGCGGCGCCGACCTCCAGGATGTGCTGGTACGGCGTGGCCATGAACAGGCCCCCCAGCGCATCGTATCCGGCGTCGAGACCGGTCCAGAACCGTTCGCGATCCACAAACCCGCCGTCGAGAAACACGTCCCGCTGATCGACCTCCATCAGCTTCTGTCGCAGCATCGTGCGAAGGTTCGTCAGATCGACCTGGACGTGAAAGAGGTTCCACAGAAAGGCCGAGTCGAGTTCCTCCGCCATGCGCTGCTCGTACCGCGCCTGCGCGGCGTCGATCGCATGGTCGATCTGGCGGATGTCCTTGTTCTGGTAATACGCCAGCACCGCCTCCTCCGTCACCTGCGGCAGAGGATTGGGCATCAGCGTATAGTTCTCGCCCTGGAAGACCTGCTCGAACAGCTCCGGCGGGACGTTGCCGCCGCTGCTGTAATCGGTGCCCACCGATTTATCCAGCACGGCGCGCCGCACGGCCACGCGCAGGTTCGCGAAATCGTCGCGGCTGCGAAACAGCGTCGCCATCTCTTCCGGTGCGAGATGCTCGAACAGCTCGCGAACCGCCTCTCGCCGGTCGAGCAGGATCGCGTTGAAATCCGCCCCGGAGGCGGGAATCGCGTACTCGCTGCCCGCCAACGCCGCGACCGCCGAGGCGAAGTCGGGCGCGTTGGACATCTCCGAGAGCGTCGCCGCGGTGAGCATCTGCGTCTCCAGAGCGCGCACCTGCGCGGTCTGGAACGCATAGCTCCAGTCGTCGGCCCCGACCGACGGGTAATCGAAGAAGTCGTGCATCGTCTGCTGCCGTTGCGCCTGCATATCACCGGGCCCCGCGCGCGTCGCTGCCCTGGAACAGCGCGCCGCTCAATTCGATTTCGAGGTCGTTCCGCGCCTGGCTGACCAGCACGTCGGTCGTGACGTTCGTCTGGATCTTGCCGCGCTTCAGAAGGAAGCCGGCCCCGAGAGGATGCTTCTCCTGTGACAACGTCAGGCCGGCCTTGCCCTGGGCCTTGAGCTGGCTGTTGACCTCGTCGACCAGCGCCTGGTCGATGCGCGGGTCGTCCTGGCCCGCCACCACCTGCTCGTCGCCGGTTTCAACGGCATCGAGCAGCAGCCGGGCCATCAGCCGGCGGTATTCCTCGTCCGGGAGCTGCCCGATCCGCTGACGGCTGCGGGCAAACACCTCGTCGAGAATCCTCGCCTTCTCGCCCAGATAGTCCTTCATCGCCTCCATGCGGGCCAGCGCCAGAATCTGGGCCTTCTCCGCCTGGGCGGCCTGGGTCGCCATCTGTTGGGTCTGCTCCCTGAACTGGGCCATCTCCCCGTCGAAGCGCGCCTGCTCGGCGGCCCGCTGCTCGTCGGCCTGGCGGCGAATCTTCTCCGCCTCCGCTTTGGCCTCGGCGAGAATCTTGTCCACTACCTGTTGA is part of the Anaerobaca lacustris genome and harbors:
- a CDS encoding V-type ATPase subunit is translated as MQAQRQQTMHDFFDYPSVGADDWSYAFQTAQVRALETQMLTAATLSEMSNAPDFASAVAALAGSEYAIPASGADFNAILLDRREAVRELFEHLAPEEMATLFRSRDDFANLRVAVRRAVLDKSVGTDYSSGGNVPPELFEQVFQGENYTLMPNPLPQVTEEAVLAYYQNKDIRQIDHAIDAAQARYEQRMAEELDSAFLWNLFHVQVDLTNLRTMLRQKLMEVDQRDVFLDGGFVDRERFWTGLDAGYDALGGLFMATPYQHILEVGAAYVAANQSFLKVEQLCDQYLLGFLESTSQITAGLQPVVAYLLMAEHEIRTVRLILTAKKSHLDTKLILDRVA
- a CDS encoding V-type ATP synthase subunit E; this encodes MNPQQVVDKILAEAKAEAEKIRRQADEQRAAEQARFDGEMAQFREQTQQMATQAAQAEKAQILALARMEAMKDYLGEKARILDEVFARSRQRIGQLPDEEYRRLMARLLLDAVETGDEQVVAGQDDPRIDQALVDEVNSQLKAQGKAGLTLSQEKHPLGAGFLLKRGKIQTNVTTDVLVSQARNDLEIELSGALFQGSDARGAR